In Cherax quadricarinatus isolate ZL_2023a chromosome 65, ASM3850222v1, whole genome shotgun sequence, the genomic stretch gaaatattagcagtttggaggaatatgttgtgtatctttatatgtgtatgcttctaaactgttgtgttctgagcacctctgcaaaaacagtgataatgtgtgagtgtggtgaaagtgttgaatgatgatgaaagtattttctttttggggattttctttcttttttgggtcatcctgcctcggtgggagacggccgacttgttgaaaaaaaaaaaaaaatatatatatatttttatatagtcagacttgagtcctggaaatgggaagtacactgcctgcactttaaaggaggggtttgggatattggcagtttggaggtatatgttgtgtatctttatatgtatatgcttctaaactgttgtattctgagcacctctgcaaaaacagtgataatgtgtgagtgtggtgaaagtgttgaatgatgatgaaagtattttctttttggggattttctttcttttttgggtcaccctgcctcggtgggagacgaccgacttgttgaaaaaaaaatatatatatactatatataatatatatatatctatatatatatatatatatatatatatatatacagtggacccccggttaacgaacttttttcattccagtagtatgttcaggtgccagtactgaccgaattttttcccataaggaatattgtgaagtagattagtccatttcagacccccaaacatacacgtacaaacgcacttacataaatacacttacataattggtcgcatttggaggtgatcgttaagcgggggtccactgtatatataatttttttttttttttttttttttttttttttttttttttttttttttttttcaacaagtcggccgtctcccaccgaataCAGTGGGCCTCCAGTTcacgttattaatccgttcctgagagttcatcgtaaagcaaaattatcggaaagcaaatcaatttttccccataagaaataatggaaatcaaattaatacgtgcaagacacccaaaagtatgaaaaaaaaacttttaccacatgaaatattaagtttaatgcaaaagaataattacaataacaataataacaatagaataatcacaatagaataattgacacttacccttaatgaagatctggtgatgattgatgggatgggaggaggggagagtgtcgaagtttttaatgtttagaaggggaatccccctccattaggacttgaggtagcaagtccttttccggggttacttcccttcttcttttaatgccactaggaccagcttgagagtcactggacttctgtcgcacaacatatctgtccatagaggcctgtacctctcgttcctttatgactttcctaaagtggttcacaacattgtcagtgtacaggttgccaacacggcttgcagtagctgtgtcagggtgattttcatcaaaaaaggtttgcacttcaagccactttgcacacatttccttaatctttgaagtaggcaacttcgtcaatttctctatcccctcctctgaagcagtttcctcaggtgtggcctcttgctgttgaagatgatctagcagctcatcagtggttagttcttcattgtcctcctccaccaactcttccacatcctccccactaacctccaaccccaaggactttcccaatgccacaatggattcctcaactggcataggattcccagggttagcctcaaacccttcaaaatcccttttgtctacacattctggccacagtttcttccaagcagagttcaaggtcctcttagtcactccctcccaagccttacctataaggtttacacaattgaggatattaaagtgatccttccaaaactcctttagagtcaatagagtatctgtggtcacttcaaagcacctttcaaacatagcttttgtgtacagtttcttgaagttggaaatgacctgctggtccatgggctgcaggagaggagtggtattaggaggcaaaaacttgaccttaatgaagctcatgtccccacaaagtcgctctgccaagtctgtaggattaccaggggcattgtctaacaccaggaggcacttaaggtctaatttcttttcaattaggtaatttttcacagtgggggcaaatgcatggtgtaaccagtcatagaaaaagtccctagtgacccatgccttactgtttgccctccacagcacacacaaattagccttgaggatattcttttgcctgaatgctctgggagtttctgagtgatacaccaataaaggcttcactttgcaatcaccactagcattggcacacatcaacagagtaagcctgtctttcataggcttatgtcctgggagtgccttttcctcctgagtaatgtaagtcctgcttggcaatttcttccaaaacaggcctgtttcgtcacaattaaacacttgttcaggtttcaatccttcagcctctatgtactccttgaattcatgcacatatttttcagctgctttttggtctgaactggcagcctcaccatgcctaatcacactatgtatgccactacgattcttaaatctttcaaaccaacctttgctggccttaaattcactcacatcaccactagttgcaggcatttttctaattaaatcctcatgcaactgcctagccttttcacaaatgatcgcttgagagatgctatctccagctatctgtttttcatttatccacaccaataacagtctctcaacattttctaacacttgcgatcgctgttttgtaatcacagttgcaccttttgcaagaacagcttccttgattgccgttttcctgctcactatagtagagatggttgattgggatttactatacaacttggccaggtccgacacacgcactccactttcatactttgcaattatctctttcttcatttcaatagtcattagcacccttggtctcgatgggttggcactagaagctttcttggggcccatggtgacttattttgcagaaacaagcaccaaaaacagtgataatatggataatatggaatgtaccgaatgtatccttagatgcgcgcacactggctggcttgtaaacactggcgcacacggggcagttcaggccacacatggacatgtctcgtacgaatcgtatcgcgtaccgggttttgtaacgggaaccgaggcaaattttttgcgatataatgcttcggataccaGATTTATCGGTTACCAATGActtcgtgaaccgggggtccactgcttGGTACAGTGGACCACTGTCAACTTGATGAAAACCAAGGTGATGAACGagaactgggacaaaattttgatgagAAAAGTCATCGGAAACCGAATTCGACGAAAACCAGGAcaaacgaaaaccgaggttccattgTATCTCCAATGGGACACCTTGAAAAAAACTTTATGCACAGTCCAATTTTGTGATTGtagcccagtcccagaccagtcaTGCTGTTGTTGAACTTAAACTGCCTATTGTTTTTGCACAAACAGTTATTGAATGCTTTGTATTGGTTTCTTAATATAATTTTAGGTGAAAAAATAGTCACAGAtgtagtataatgcgatcctttattgaccacATGTttgtccacacagtgggctttatcaagtcacaaacagttctgtttgtgacttaaagCCCACGTTGTGAGTGAAACTTagtcaacaaaggatcacattatactgcatgtgtctaTTTCTCCATCACGTcagtattttgtaccatttatcCCCATAATTTCAGGTAATTATCGATCAGCAATCAAAGACTGTGAGAAAGCTGTTGAATTAAAGACAGACTACCTGAAAGCTGTTGTCAGGGCTGTTGACTGTGCTACAAAATTAAATTCATGGGATGAAGTCTTCCACTGGTGTGATCGAGGCCTCAGACTTGATCCAACAAATCAGAAGTTGAAGACTGACCGATTAACTGCCCTCAAGGAAAAGGTGAGACACAGTTTTTTGTATCCTATCATTTATGTTCATAGCCTTGATGTAGTGCATTTATATATTGATAACCTAGTAAAAAAATTGATTGAAAATGTATTCCTCTTGTACTGGTTCCAATTTAATGAAGACTCAATGTATTTCTGTAAACTGTTTAGTTACTGTAGAGATTTTATATAAATTCATACAAGTTAATATTCAAAGTATTGAACTTTTCTGAACATTATACAAGAAATGAATTGAATTAATGGTATGAGCATTTATTTTAGTATGGCAATACAGTAGTGGATAATTATGATATAATGAAATGAGCCTGGCTGGTACAGCACCTACTAATTGCAAAAAATTGCCAAAGGCCaatccacaatttttttttttgcatattcattttttctagtACAGTATTACTCACATGAGTTAGGTCTTTCAGTTAGAACCTTATTCATGCACATACAGTACTCTAAAGCTCTGAAATTTGGCTTTAGGCGAACAATTCTTTGGGTCATGAATTACGCCTgtagtttttttttataatcttatcACCAGTCAGCTTTTCATTTCCAGTATGATATTTAATAGAAACTTATTGAGCAAGCAGTTGAGAATTGTAGCTGATGTTGGCTGGAAAATTATCACATAATGTGGTGCTTCTCATTACTGTTTAACgaaaaaaacactgaaaaaaaagtaattttgccATATAGCCTTTCTTACCTATTTAGTCATAAATCCTACAGTGCTTTTTGCTGCTACATCCTTCCCCAGGCTTTCCCTCTCTATTCATACTATTCCTATGGCCTAACAATGACTTGCATTCTTTTCAACTTAGGGATAATTGCTTCCTATTATTTGAGCATTTCATTTTAATACATTGTGAAGTAATAAAAGATACGTCTAATATGCTTTTTGTTTTCCAAAACAGAAATTACTGGAGAGAAATGCTCGGAAAATGGCTCGGGATGAAAATAAGAAAGCGACCGAAGAACAGAATCTCATAAATGCCATCAAGAATAGTGGTGTTCAGCTTGGCAGCACAGTTTTGAAAGGTTCCTCATCCATTTCTCTGTCAGACCTTGAACCCTGTCATCCTGCAGCACAGGTGTGTAGTGCAAAGTGTTCAATTTTTGTAGTGAATGAAGAGTAGTAGATAGACGAGGAATGGGGCGATAATTGAATTATGGtgcagtcaacaagtgataaaatAAACACGTAGCAGAATGAGGCCTTTATTAGTATTTGTACGGCTGTGTTAATAAGGGTCTCCCTTTGCTGTCTGTATAGCTTTTTACCTAAGAATAGGAAATACACATAGCCAGGGAAGGTTTTTATTAGACAATGTTTCACTCTAAATATAAGGGCTTTATCAAGTCTATATCTGaatgaggggtggggatatttgcagttttgaactgtagtattagTGCCTCTCTGGCAAAGGTAGCAATGGAGTGagggatggtgaaagtgtttcttctcttttgggccaccctgccttggtgggaaatgactggtgtgttaaaaaagtgAAAAAGGGTTTCTCTGCCGCATTCCTTGCTCGgtattttttcattattattttatctTTGATTAACTATTATAGTTCATGCTTTCCTGTCAAGAAAACAAGTAGAGATAAATCTCCTTGTGTTATTTGGGAAGAGTTTCAGTATTTCAGAAAATCGTGGAGGCAGTGATATATGTACCAAGTTTCATTCCCTGTTTTTTAATACACCAGCTATCTACCACAAAGAGAGGGTGACCCAGAATAAAAGGAAACTCGTTCATTGTCACTTCTTGCTAGAAGTGGACTGACCTCACAGTTTAGTTTACCTTCAGctacaacatcctcactcctTGTGGGAGAAAAACAAGTGTTCCAAAAGAAAAATATTCAGGCCCAAACCTACTCTTTTGAGCTAAATTTCTATGTTTAAGAATGTTACAATAGTGGATCTATAAGGGGGTgccttgatccaaagaattggaaatACTCTCCTCTCTTGAATCAaacctaattgcctcccattcttcAGTTTCTTTGGGAATGCTACACCCTGAAAAATAACAATAATTCATTCCTCGAGTTCCTGCCAATGTAAAAAATCTACAAAATTACTCTTGAACACTTGAACCAAAGGTAATTAGGTATAGTTACCAAGGAATTGCTAAAAAAGTAATATCTTTGCTATTAAATAAAATGTTTATTGTGTATTACATACTAGAAAGTAACTCTTGTAAGTAACTAAAGCTATaaaagaataaaaagtcacaataccatggctggaataattcaccaaAAAATTCTGCTTAAGAGATGAATCTTATGAAGATGTTTTGTTCAGTCCTGGACCATTGTCGAGTCACGACTGGGCTTGACAAAATGGTGCAGGATGGACTGATGTGTCATCATTAAGTTTCCTTCCCAAGTGCAGGTTTTTGATGAATTGTAAACTAAAAATTTTCTTCCCTTCAAAGGAGCTGGGGGCCTTGATCTTGATAAAGGGCATTTGATTTGAGGATTTTGGGCTattctttccttccttggattaaacttgattacttcccattttCTAGATGctatatgaatataataataccaTTTTCTCTTAAGGGTTCTCGTGTCCATTTTAATGAGAGTGGAGAGTTAGTGTGGCCAGTGATGCTCCTGTATCCAGAACATCATGAGACCGATATTATTCAAGAGTTTCCAGAAAGTGATCAGTAAGTttaacttttttttctttttttttaagcaCACCGGCCATTTCCTACCAAGGGAGGGAGACCCAGAATAGAAGAAACACATTCAGTTTCACcaaaagtgtgctgacatcacagttcagatggtaCTCTGAAaggcaacatcctcacccctttGGTAGAAGTACTGTATTATACATTCTGATAAATGATCTTTGTACACCTTAGAAATCTAAATTAAATTATTATAGTTTTAGATTGATTTCATTATATTTTCCAAagtttaaacttttttttttaaatttcttttgtaacacatttttataattttcaGTATCATAGATCACCTTGAGGTTATTTTTGGAAaggaagcagcaccagcaccatggGACACTGAACACAAATATCAAGTTAATAACCTGCATGTGTTCTTTGAAGACAAAGAAAAAACTAAACTCTGTAAAGTTGACCCAAATCAGACTCTACAGCAAGTGCTGAGGGACCCCAGGTAAGTATGAACTCTAATtatatggttcagagaaccgacatcttgatgaacgagacacttgtggaaacgtttcactaaCAAGTGGCGTCCTCAGTCTGGTATAGAAATGAGAGGTGGAAgatgagtagagagtttga encodes the following:
- the Dpit47 gene encoding tetratricopeptide repeat protein 4 isoform X2, whose amino-acid sequence is MAEEWKDKVIQEKLGGKKDWTDEERAELCRQLDEELESHIDAMGKTRYKGGWTEENWKEQMAEHPLFAPYIQEEGATQAEAPINPLSEGLAQLKFDPDHNTPEGNYRSAIKDCEKAVELKTDYLKAVVRAVDCATKLNSWDEVFHWCDRGLRLDPTNQKLKTDRLTALKEKKLLERNARKMARDENKKATEEQNLINAIKNSGVQLGSTVLKGSSSISLSDLEPCHPAAQGSRVHFNESGELVWPVMLLYPEHHETDIIQEFPESDHIIDHLEVIFGKEAAPAPWDTEHKYQVNNLHVFFEDKEKTKLCKVDPNQTLQQVLRDPRYHVLGGTPGFIILVEGSRFMKDFVSKYSI
- the Dpit47 gene encoding tetratricopeptide repeat protein 4 isoform X1, with the translated sequence MAEEWKDKVIQEKLGGKKDWTDEERAELCRQLDEELESHIDAMGKTRYKGGWTEENWKEQMAEHPLFAPYIQEEGATQAEAPINPLSEGLAQLKFDPDHNTPEEVAQNYKEEGVLQFKYKKYRLAVANFSEGLKQKCSDYDLNAQLHNNRAAAHCHLGNYRSAIKDCEKAVELKTDYLKAVVRAVDCATKLNSWDEVFHWCDRGLRLDPTNQKLKTDRLTALKEKKLLERNARKMARDENKKATEEQNLINAIKNSGVQLGSTVLKGSSSISLSDLEPCHPAAQGSRVHFNESGELVWPVMLLYPEHHETDIIQEFPESDHIIDHLEVIFGKEAAPAPWDTEHKYQVNNLHVFFEDKEKTKLCKVDPNQTLQQVLRDPRYHVLGGTPGFIILVEGSRFMKDFVSKYSI